In Neofelis nebulosa isolate mNeoNeb1 chromosome 10, mNeoNeb1.pri, whole genome shotgun sequence, one DNA window encodes the following:
- the TRAF6 gene encoding TNF receptor-associated factor 6 — protein sequence MSLLNCENSCGSSQSESDCCAAMASSCSAAAKDDSVSGTASTGNLSSSFMEETQGYDVEFDPPLESKYECPICLMALREAVQTPCGHRFCRACIIKSIRDAGHKCPVDNEILLENQLFPDNFAKREILSLMVKCPNEGCLHKMELRHLEDHQAHCEFALMNCPQCQRPFQKCQLNIHILKECPRRQVSCVNCAALMAFEDKEIHDQNCPLANVICEYCNTMLIREQMPNHYDLDCPTAPIPCTFNTFGCHVKMQRNHLARHLQENTQSHMRMLAQAVQSLSLALPPVPQCDMPPYDSSSASRVSTGCHPEVQNFQETIQQLEGRLVRQDHQIRELIAKMETQSMHVSELKQTIRTLEDKVVEIEAQQCNGIYIWKIGNFGMYLKSQEEEKPVVIHSPGFYTGKPGYKLCMRLHLQLPSAQRCANYISLFVHTMQGEYDSHLPWPFQGTIRLTILDQSEAPIRQNHEEIMDAKPELLAFQRPTIPRNPKGFGYVTFMHLEALRQRTFIKDDTLLVRCEVSTRFDMGSLRREGFQPRSTDSGM from the exons ATGAGTCTGCTAAACTGTGAAAACAGCTGCGGATCCAGCCAGTCTGAGAGTGACTGCTGTGCCGCCATGGCCAGCTCCTGTAGCGCTGCGGCGAAAGATGACAGTGTGAGTGGAACCGCCAGCACGGGGAACCTCTCCAGCTCTTTCATGGAAGAGACCCAGGGGTATGACGTGGAGTTTGACCCGCCCCTGGAGAGCAAGTATGAGTGCCCCATCTGCCTGATGGCTCTCCGGGAGGCAGTGCAGACACCGTGCGGCCACAGGTTCTGCAGAGCTTGCATCATCAAATCAATAAG ggATGCAGGTCACAAATGTCCAGTTGACAATGAAATACTGCTGGAAAATCAACTATTTCCTGACAATTTTGCAAAACGAGAGATTCTTTCTCTGATGGTGAAATGTCCAAATGAAGGTTGTTTGCACAAGATGGAACTGAGGCATCTTGag GATCACCAAGCACATTGTGAATTTGCTCTTATGAATTGTCCTCAGTGCCAGCGTCCCTTCCAAAAATGCCAACTTAATATTCACATTCTCAAGGAGTGTCCAAGGAGACAGGTTTCTTGTGTAAACTGTGCTGCATTGATGGCATTTGAAGATAAAGAG atCCACGACCAGAACTGTCCTTTGGcaaatgtcatctgtgaatactGCAATACCATGCTTATCAGAGAACAG atGCCTAATCATTACGACCTGGACTGTCCTACAGCCCCAATTCCATGCACATTCAATACTTTTGGTTGCCATGTAAAG ATGCAGAGGAATCACTTGGCACGCCACCTGCAAGAGAATACCCAGTCGCACATGAGAATGTTGGCCCAGGCTGTTCAGAGTTTAAGCCTTGCGTTACCTCCTGTACCTCAGTGTGATATGCCTCCATACGATTCTTCCTCTGCGTCCCGGGTTTCCACTGGGTGTCACCCAGAGGTCCAGAATTTCCAAGAAACCATTCAGCAGTTAGAGGGTCGCCTTGTAAGACAAGACCATCAAATCCGAGAGCTAATTGCTAAAATGGAAACTCAGAGCATGCACGTAAGTGAGCTCAAACAAACGATTCGAACCCTTGAGGACAAAGTTGTTGAAATAGAAGCACAGCAGTGCAATGGGATTTACATCTGGAAGATTGGCAACTTTGGGATGTATTTGAAATCTCAAGAAGAGGAGAAACCTGTTGTCATTCATAGCCCTGGATTCTACACAGGAAAACCCGGGTACAAACTGTGCATGCGCCTGCACCTTCAGTTACCGTCGGCTCAGCGCTGTGCTAATTACATATCCCTCTTTGTGCACACAATGCAAGGAGAGTATGACAGCCACCTCCCTTGGCCCTTCCAAGGTACAATCCGCCTTACAATTCTTGATCAGTCTGAGGCACCTATAAGGCAAAACCATGAAGAGATCATGGATGCCAAACCAGAGCTGCTTGCCTTCCAGAGACCCACAATCCCACGGAACCCAAAAGGTTTTGGCTATGTGACTTTTATGCATCTGGAAGCCCTGAGACAGAGAACCTTCATTAAGGACGATACTTTATTAGTGCGCTGTGAGGTCTCTACCCGCTTTGACATGGGTAGTCTCCGGAGGGAGGGTTTTCAGCCACGAAGTACTGATTCAGGGATGTAG